One segment of Carya illinoinensis cultivar Pawnee chromosome 13, C.illinoinensisPawnee_v1, whole genome shotgun sequence DNA contains the following:
- the LOC122291439 gene encoding 3-ketoacyl-CoA synthase 3-like produces MELLVLLYALSTLYFLLMVWKWVGAKRDQECYILDYECYKPTDDRMLGTKFCGEIITRTKNLGLLECRFLLRAIVSAGLGEQTYAPRIMFSGREDNPTLLDGISEMEEFFEDCIANLLSRSGISPSEIDVLVVNVAMLSSVPSLSARIINQYKMRDDIKVFNLTAMGCSASLISVDIVKNLFKSYKNLFALVVTSESLSPNWYSGNDRSMILTNCLFRSGGSAILLTNKRAMSNRAMFRLKCLVRTHHGARDESYGCCMQKEDEQGRVGINLGKTLPKAATRALADNLRQISPKILPMRELVRFMVVNLARKMNGSSSEKTTGAPKTKVNFKTGVDHFCVHTGGKAVIDGIGTSLNLSEYDVEPARMTLHRFGNTSASSIWYVLGYMEAKKRLKKGDKVFMVSFGAGFKCNSSLWEVMRDMGDGNVWKDCIDRYPVKTSDNPFMEKYGWINQEMDLDPSTFKLVPDYI; encoded by the coding sequence atggagCTTCTAGTTTTACTTTATGCTCTTTCTACCTTGTACTTCCTGTTAATGGTCTGGAAGTGGGTTGGTGCAAAAAGAGATCAAGAATGTTACATTTTGGACTACGAATGCTATAAGCCTACTGACGACAGAATGCTAGGCACGAAGTTCTGTGGGGAGATCATCACGAGGACAAAGAATCTCGGTCTCCTTGAGTGCAGGTTTCTCCTAAGAGCCATCGTCAGCGCTGGCCTTGGCGAGCAAACCTATGCACCAAGGATCATGTTCTCCGGCAGGGAAGACAATCCCACACTGTTGGATGGTATCTCGGAAATGGAGGAGTTTTTCGAGGACTGCATTGCAAATCTCTTGTCCAGATCAGGCATTTCCCCCTCGGAAATCGATGTACTTGTCGTTAACGTGGCCATGCTCTCCTCGGTTCCCTCTTTAAGTGCTAGGATTATCAACCAGTACAAAATGAGGGATGACATCAAGGTGTTTAATCTCACTGCAATGGGTTGCAGTGCCAGCCTTATTTCAGTCGACATAGTCAAAAACCTCTTCAAGTCCTACAAGAATTTGTTTGCACTTGTTGTGACTTCTGAATCTTTGAGTCCGAACTGGTATTCAGGTAATGATAGATCAATGATTCTTACAAACTGTTTGTTTCGTTCTGGTGGGTCTGCAATCCTTTTGACTAACAAAAGGGCAATGAGCAACCGAGCCATGTTCAGATTAAAGTGCCTAGTTAGGACACACCATGGGGCTAGAGATGAGTCTTACGGTTGTTGCATGCAAAAGGAAGATGAACAAGGAAGGGTGGGAATAAACCTTGGCAAGACTCTCCCAAAGGCTGCAACACGTGCTCTTGCTGATAACCTGAGACAGATATCACCCAAGATCTTGCCAATGAGGGAACTGGTTAGATTTATGGTTGTGAACCTTGCCCGGAAAATGAATGGAAGCTCCTCCGAAAAGACTACTGGGGCACCAAAAACGAAGGTGAACTTTAAGACTGGTGTCGACCATTTTTGCGTGCACACAGGTGGGAAGGCTGTCATAGATGGCATTGGGACGAGTCTTAATCTTAGTGAGTATGATGTAGAGCCGGCCAGGATGACACTGCATCGGTTCGGGAACACATCGGCGAGTAGCATTTGGTATGTGTTGGGGTACATGGAGGCCAAGAAAAGGCTCAAAAAGGGTGATAAGGTATTCATGGTAAGCTTTGGTGCAGGCTTCAAATGCAATAGTAGTTTGTGGGAGGTAATGAGGGATATGGGCGATGGAAATGTGTGGAAGGACTGCATTGATAGGTACCCAGTAAAGACTTCAGACAACCCTTTTATGGAGAAGTATGGTTGGATCAACCAGGAGATGGATCTGGATCCAAGCACCTTCAAATTAGTCCctgactatatataa